The window AAACGTTTGTTATAGTTGACAAAATCTCCCGGGTTTTCACTGGCATACTTGCTAGCAAGCACTTCATTAAAGGAGCACACTTCCCAGTACTTCTGGAGCTGAAATGAAACTTGAAACTCTTTGAACTGAACTGATTTACATATGCTTACCAACTCCGAGAGTTCTTTGCAGAGCTGAAATCGTTTCCCCGTCATTGAGTTTTGCTGTTCCACTCCCTCTTTTCCCACTCTCTGTGACATTTCTGCTCCTTCATCTTCATCTGTAACATCTCCCTCTAGTCCAGGACAATTGGAGGAAAGCTTCTTTGCTTTAATTAGTATTTTCCCTTTAAGTGATTCCGGTGAAGGAAGGTAAGACTCCTCTATGTTTGGAGACTGCGTATGTAGCTTGTCCCCCAAAATTTTCTTCATGTGTTGTACCATCACTTTCTGCTGTTTAATGGAACAATGATTTTCTAAACACAAAATAAGAGGGTATTCTGAAGCAAAAAATGCATACTTGTTAATAATGTCAATCACACTACGGAAGACAATCTGTGATGTCATTGTATGCCCTGTGTAAATCACAGGCTCATTATCTGGGCCATCCCATACATCCAGTTCAACACTTCGGCAACCCATTTTAAGAGCACGAATGTAGCCTGTGATGTCAGAAGGCCCTCGAAACTGATCCTCTATCAAGTATGTATTGTGAGatgaatttataaaataatgAGATAAAGGTTGTTTCATATCTTGACAAACTTTTTTATGTTCTGGATCAAATATGTGGCAGTCTGGTGAAGTAAGGTAATTTGTAAACCCATCTATAGAAAGACAACCCTTTTCCTGCCCCTCTTTGGCTGGCTCGTATTTGTGAATAATTTCCAGGCTTATTTCTTCTGTGACGTGTGCCATACCCTGTTCTGCTTCTAAAAACATCATGAGGTCCTTGGTATCTAAGAATTCTTTATTGCTTGAAAACTGAACCAACAGGAAATAGATTTCAGGTCTGGTACAAAGCTCATGAAAAACTTCAATAAACTCTTCTTTTGTTACTTCAGTACCAGTTTTTTCCTTGGATCTATGTAACTCCTTGAATTTCAGTTcaattttattagtttttaaaCCAGGATTTAAGTCTTTTATGAACTGTACAGCATTACACAGGGGTATATGTCCCAGATTATCTACATCTGATTCACTGAACATTTGTGAAAGCCATGAAGTCCGCATGTTATCTTGAGTACTTTCTATCATATCTAGAGTATGCTTTCCATAAGAAATCAGGTATCTTAAGCCAGTAACCCAAATATTTGCAACATCTGCTGAATTAGCAACAAGATCTAGTGACTCATAGTTTTCTCCATATATAATTGAAAATGCACAGTCTTCTGATATCTGGTCATATATCCCATTGCTGcgaaaaatatctgtattttttcctgttcttacttCTTTGATTGATTTAATATCaatctttgctttttcagaatCCTTTTTTGAAGGTTCCCAGCGTAGAGACTGCATATCTGCATCTAAAAGAAAGTATCGGTGATACACCCTAGAGTTGGATCGAATCTTTTTGAGCTCAGAGCCTTCAACCATTGCATTTATACAGTCACTTGCACTGCTGATCTTTTTCTCAGTTGGCATACTGCTAAATGACACAGTCTTTTTCCGTTCCCGCTTTTGTTTCGTACCATCCTGGGAAacaagggggagaaaaaagaaaacaagtatcATTATGATTTTGCTCAACATTGAAATAGGTTTCAACTGCAAGCTAAAAGTTCATAAAGTAGCTCAAAAGAGTCTAGCATCTATGTGATGACCAGTAAGATGGAAATTCTTAATGGAATCATCACAAATGAAAATACTGATAATGACTTAACATTTGTTCAGTAATGTTCCagtgttggggtttgttttttaatatttataagaACACAAAAGTATACAAAGCAACTTTTGAATGCTAATGAAACAATAATGCtgtataaatgcattttatcagTAATAACCTACTTACAGAAATAATGGGTTCTAAAGTCAAGGCAGTAGGAAGTAAACTTTTCTGAGTCCTTACGCAGTCTTACAAATACTTGCTGACTGTCAGTGTGGAATATAATACTTTAACACCATGCTGACAGAGTCTTTATGAACACCAGAGAAACATAAATACACAATTAACCACATAATATTCATAGGACATGGTCCTAATCTAAGCATACAAAATGTTAACTGCAATTATGCATAGTTCCCTCCTCAGCTGCACCCATCCACGTTCTTCCCACAGACTGCCCATAGCATATCATCAGAAATCTTCCTTAGGAAGAACTTGAAGGGAAAATGCAAGACCTGGTTGGAAAGGGACCAAAAGTGATACTCATTTGTTCTTAAAACAATGTAATAATCCACAGGTCTTAATTTACTAGAGAAAGTGGGGATAGAAAACCGCATACATATATAAACCATATGAAAATGGTAGAGAGGAAACAATGTAATTTAGCTACCTCTGCTTTTGGCATTAATTCAAACAAGTGCAAATAAATCCATAACAGATGACTTTAAGTACAATcaatttctgagaaaaaagtGAGTTTAAGAAACCTGTGTGCTTTCATTATCTGCATTTTCTGAGATTGAAAAgatgctgggtttgttttttctaagAACATCGTGTGTCTTGATAAACTAACTTTTAGTCCAAAATAATACTTCCACAAAATAATCTTTCTATTTAGAACTGGTTTTACATTCCAACACAGCTCAAAAGAATACTTTTTATACAAGCAGTATACTGAATTTCCCTCTAATAGTTTTCCATCCCAAGTATATTCCAGTGCAAATCAGCATTGCTTATATGgcaaaaaggagagggaaagaaaacttttcacAATCACTATGTTGAACAGATGTTCAAATGAAAAACATCCATTACAGAATGCATTTCCAGTTCAGGGTATATGTGCTGTATGCtcagtttcattaaaataaaaatgcagaattctGGTTTTGTATATTGATTTATAAGCATCTGAAAAGCCTTTCACCAGAAACAGCGATTAGTAAAGTAAGCACACTGAATAGTTGCTGTTCTGTCTCTGAGAAAATTAATCAACCATATGATTCTTGCACCTTTAATGACAGCAGAATTTGCTTTGCTCAAGTTCTCATGAGACCAGTAAAAGTGAATACACCTCCAGAGGACTGTTCTATTTCCAACTCCAGATCAAACACCTGCAACAGATACCACACAGGGTCGACTCTTGGAATCTCATTACACATATGCCTTTGGGCATAAGGACTGCTCTTAAATAAcagacattttctttaattttaaaaattaggaaattacaaatgtgatttttgtttAGCAAGattgttgctttattttaagcCTAGCTTCCTGTCTGGCTACATATCTATATCTCCTAACCTGAAAAAGTGGTAAGGGACAGCTCCACAGAAATGAGCTATTAGATTCCTGTTCAATATCTTAAGGTTTGGAATGAAGCATGCTGAAACTCCATAATGCTCCAGATTTCTCAGTCACAGATCAAGGAGGGGGAATATATTTCTTGAACTCTTCATTCAGAGACAGCTGATAGATAACCTCCTAATGCCAGAACCATCAAGGCTTGGGAAGTATTACCTTGCCTGACCACTGTCAGTATTCACCAACCAGGAAAAAGGCCTGAGCCATTCTCTATAGTCAGGATTGTGTCTGATCCAAGACATGGAATGGCAagtgataaaaaagaaaaataaaaatctgccaTTTCTGGATGCCATCTGATGTAAACAGGTCCATCTCAAGGCTCCAGAACATCCTTCGTAAGATTTTACTTCTCCAGCAGTCAGTGATCCCAGATTTCCTGTGGAAGTCCCTATCCTGACATAGGCATGGCAATCACAATCAATCTGCATGAACAGAACTTCAATCGTATTTTCCCAAAGACACTGGCCAGAATGAACTGCCTGTCAAAATTACCCTCctgtttgaaaagaaacagaaaaaaatctctcaCTCATAAGATGAAAATATAATTGCAAAGAGTGTGCCCAAATTGTATGAAACAAGTTTGTGAGACCCAGATATAGTTTGTCATGGAGAAGGGAGGCAGATACCTTCTGCTGTATGATATGGAGTATTTCACCTTCAAAGTTGGGTGGCATTCATGAACCAAATCAGGTCTCTCATGTCCTTACACCTGTCCCGAATCAAAGACTGGCACATCAGAAAGCTGTATATATCTGAACACACACAGGAATGACTTCTCAGTCATGAGACTTAAGAGTGCTCTTGCTGTTCAAGATGCTCAAAGTGAGTGAGACTGGCTCTACAGTGCAGATGCATAATTCTGTCCACAGCAAAAGCTACAGGGTTTTGTACTGAAACAACTTTCAGAGTCATCCTGGAATCACTCACACAATGAAGACCTTGTCGGATTATAATAGGTACTGTCATCATACATTGAGACTTTCCCTGAAGACTGCCTTTTCTTCCAAAGACTTTATCATTGAAACCAGGATCCCCACCTCATCAATACATTTTCTAAAACCACGTGTACCACATCCAAGGTCACCTACAAGAAGTTCTGAGACAGAGCCCAGACCACAGGTGTAACCGTTATGAAACTCTGCTAATATCCGCTACAAGTGACAACACAGAGACTTTAATTTATCCAGGATCTTGTaccaacagaaagcaaagaatctAGCAGTgtaaaaaccagaaataatCCCAGCTGTCATATATGGCACTGAAGAGACAGAGACAGCTGGAGAAAACAGCTTAAATGAGCAAGCAGGGAAGAGTATCTCCATGATaacctttttttattcctttgcagGTATCGACAAAGAAACAGTTGTGTGACTAAGACAGCACTATCTAGAAAACAGATCTCTGGAGACAACAAAGAGTCTTGAATTGGATGCTGAGAGAGATACACACACCACTCCTGAACGGCAAAGCTTTTAATTCACACAACTTTATCACAGAATTACTTAAAGAGCAGTTCCAACAACCACAAGTACTGACAGGCACAGTGATGATGTTCAGAGATTTGATAACATAAGAGATCAGGATGATAGAGGAAACAATGAATAGTGCAATAGTAGATGTTTGTAAACATCTACTGAAGAAAAGAATGCAGAGCGTGAACTTCACTACCTGTAAAGACCCAAATGAATCATGCCCCAGAAGACTCCCTGGGAAAAGCAGTAGTTCTTAAAATATTCAATCTCAACATCACCAAGGTTAGGACAGTAGAATCCAGAACACTTTGGGAAGAATCTTACAGCCCAAGGCAGCAGCTTGTCACCCTGCCGAGGTGGGAACTGAGGGTCTGCAACCAGAGCACTGTGTAGAACAGTCCTTCCATCTGCCAATACAGAACAGTCCTTACAATCACCAATGCACATGCCGGAGCTGGGTGTCTGCAATGCTGCCTTTCTCCACACAGAACTAAAGCAGCTTTGACACAGTAGATATGCTAGCTAGGATTTGAGGATTAAAGCCTTCATCTGCATTTAGCTCAGTAAGGTACTTCTTTTGGGACAGAGGactttacaaagaaaagacaaTGGTAATAAGAGGAAGTGGCAGAATGACATATTTTCAGAGCACTGGTCTGGGAAGTGAAAGTCCCTGATGACATTACTCCATAAACATTTCAGTTGGTGATCCTGAATGCAAAATGCATGAACACTCCATACAGCAGGGACCTGAACACTGAATTCTGCCCTCTCAGAAGTGTAAGGATAACTGCCTCCCCAAGTGAGAGATCTGCTTCTTCTTGTTTACACTCTAACCATAcaaaatttccatttctgtttgtaCACCAGAGGTTCATCAGAAGCGTGGAAGGCAGCTCCATCCTTCTCTTGAGAGCATGTGGCTAGCACATGAGGAGTTGTGCATCTGAAGATCCGCAGGCAGAAGGGCTCACCAACCACTCCATGGGTAGGTGAGTGCTCTGCCAATCAAGCAGCCACATAAAGAACAGAGCACAAGACACCTCCCTCAACCACAGCACCTCACTGCAGGCTGATTGTGAATACCTGAGCTTTGACAATGGGTGAAGAAAATAACACATCTCGTGGCAGTCCACAGGAGCCACAGTCCCAAGAATGCCTACTGAATTAACCCCAAACAGGTTTAGAAACAGTATGGATGCTGAGCGATTCAGCCTAGCAAAGACTGGCAATGTCTGTACGTATGTGTTGTTACAAGACTGCAATCACATACAGTGTCTCGAgagcttttaaataaatcaattaatttttttgcatGTAAATTCTGAATTAAGTGACATGATTCTGAGGGTCAGTGTTGTGGCAATACTCTGAGCAATTACTGGTGAGTAGGTAAGAATGCAGACCATGCCtaagtttaattttttccttttattttttttttaaatcacactATTATTTAATGTCAAATAGTAAGAAAAGCTCGACCCTAAAACCTGAGGGGTCGACCTTGAGTCTCCCCTGGAACTTTCTGCCAGaagctccaggtaggaccattctccccagctgcagtgtacaaTACATTTCTTATATCTGGATCTGTCCGaactggtccaagggccactgcatgaactatcttgtgtttaatttgctcaaaggcttgtggTTGCTCAGCACCCCATCTGAACTCATTCTTCTTCCAGGTCACATGacagagagggcttacaatcaaactgtaatgtgggatgtgcattctccagaaccccacaacaccTAAGAAAGCTTGTGTGTCACCCTTGCGCAGGGTTTAGAAGTAATTTAACATAGGTCTCTAGCCAACAGCTGCAATACAATACTGCTTTATGCCAAAACCAGACAATCTAATGATCTTCATGGCGAACATAGAGAGAACTACTCTTCTGACACTCTACAACTCATTGATGACTTGCTTTTATAGCACATGATACTTTAGTAGCCAGTATGAGTATGAAAACCGCCATGTCTTCATCAAATACAATTCAGCACCCACTGCAAAATCATCTAGCTTAAAAATGTGATGTATAACATAAGCCTACTGCAGGAAGTgtctaaaaaaagaaacaataatgaAGCTTTAGTTATCTGATTAAGATTCCtaaacatttttctgcagaaCCCTGAATTCTACAGATTAACTCtatatttaaaaagcatgttttatatatatatatatattagtcTGTATATAGTTAGGTCTATATATAGTTATGTCTAttcaaaggagaggaaaaaaaaaccaacaaaaaacaaatacttcaggcagtattttaaaacatccaatttctaaatgcattttaataaaaccaCAATAATACCAGTAATTTGTTCTTTTCAAGGTGGTTTTAGAGAGATAAATGCAGAGACAGATCAGCAAATGAGTTTCAAATGCAAGGTCAGTATCATATTATCCTCctctttataaatattttcattgcacaaatatttaggtttttttgctgaaaatacatttttactgATCCAGCAATAATAAACAGGACAAGTTATTtttgcaaacacacagaaaaagaattcaTTATTATGTCTAGGTAGCCTACATATAGCTGCCAGGTTATTCCAGAATGTGCAGCATTATAAAAGAAGCTAAGCAACTTTTTGTGTGAGAAAGTCAGtagaaaataggaaagaaaacaacaggtAACTAAAGTCAGCAATGTTTCATCTTTGTTACATAGAATTTAGGTTTGATTTCAAAAGTTACATGCAATTAAAGGTGGAATGAGAGTTGTCTGTGTGAGACGGTGAGCAAAAGGGAgaaagggggagagaaagaacagagaagatGCAGCAGGAAAGCCATTTCACCATTAGGAGCTGTGTCCTGGAAGGAGGGAGGTCTATGCCCTTGAGGCACCCACTCTCAGCCTAATTCTCCCACAATGAACAACTCAGCAGAAGAATCTGCTGACACCCACCACTCAGCCTTTCTCCTCCAGCCAAGTATGTCTGTTCCTTCCTAGTCAGTACCTTTTAATTTGCCATTACTTGTAGATTCTTACTAACACAGTGACCCAAATTCACTAAAAGGCATATACTTTACAATGCTTTAACACAGCTGTCTAAAGCTTGCAGAGCATGTGAAAATCAAAACGGGAAAAAACTCTCCTATTAATTAGCAGTTCAGCTGACAGGATCCcaaacacttcagaaatggCACAAACTAAATCACATCATCTACAATGGTTTCTGAATGGAACTATAGCCACTGATGAATAGTACGCAGCACTGAACAGATGTATTTAATACAAAGTAGAGTCCTCAACTGAAATAATAGGCATTTGGGGGGAGACAAAACATCAGCTATTTGGAAAACACAGGGCCTCCCACTCACAGTGAATCACTATATTTGAGCTAAGCATTTAAGTGTTTTTCCAAACTGGTATTCATGGCAAATCTGCTGTTTGCAGAGATCTTTTAAGAGAAACTTATTTTTTCAACGTGTGGTTGACCCCAGACAGACCCAGTTACACAGTGTTATAAATAATagtgaggaggaaagaaaaatatgaaggtCAGCTGCACAAGTAAcaattcttccttttatcatctttttcttttttactaagGGAATATTATCATTAAAGGAATACAGACACAGGGGAAGTCTTAGCTCAGTATTCAAACAAAAATTATCTACATTACTTCAGATCAGCTAATTGCATAGTTCGTAATAACACACTAAAACAATTCCCCCTTCAAACCCTCTTCACAACATTAATTTTCTGTCCTGTCTCAGCCAcatctcccttctccccagcctACCCCCTCAGTCCCCCATTAGCACCTCTCTGACACACAGTAAGTTAATTTACCTCATTGCCTCGGGAAatgaaaaatctcttttttgcTGAATCAGCTTTCTGCAACTTTAGTGAGCTGAAACAATCTGCCACATGATTGGGTAGGAATCAGAGCTCTTCCCCCACTAGAAATCAGAGCAAAGAACAGAATAACTCCTATATAAAAAATtaaccaaactaaaatcaatGCAGTTGAAACTGTTCTGTTGAAATCAGATCCTATATGACCTGAGAAGTGAACTTTATGTccttaggaaaaacaaaatctctcCTCTTGGTCCTGcaatttcataaaaatatcaTAAAGGCAAGGTGTAAGAAAGAGCTACCAACACCATAAAGTAACAGAATTGAGGTTCTCAGGGTTCCTTTGgctcattttgttttgcttctcttcaAGAAAACAGGACACCAGAAAATGTGAGTATATTGTATGAGAGGTGACTACTACAGCTACCTATGAAGAAGAGCAGAGAAGTAGGGTATCTTGTGCCATCTTTGTTGGTTTAGAGCAGGCAATTTAACTCAGTTAAAGACTGTGACTATGATGAGCAGGGAAATAACGGGATATAGTTTTGCAAATAAAGTTTAGATTAAGGTTTTCCTTGTAGAACCTACTGCAAAATAGCGTATTTAGCCATTTGTTCAGTTTACTAAGAGGAAAgaaacttctgttttttaagTATGCTTGAAGATAGTTTGTGAAAATttgtgctgttcagcctggagaagagaaggctgcgtggagacctcatagcaaccttccagtatctgaagggggcctacaaggatgctgggctCTTCAccagggactgcagcaacagaacaagggggaatgggtttaaacttaaacaggggaagttcaggttacatataaggaagaagttctttactgtgagagtggtgaggcactggaatgcattgcccaaagaagtggtaaatgatccatacctggcagtgctcaaggccacactggatggggctttgagcaacctggtctactgtgaggtgtccctgctcatggcagggggttggaactagatgatcttaaggttctttccaaccctagccaCTCCACGATTCTATATTGCTGTCCTAAGTATCCTTAGGTTCTTCAATACTCAAATGTTCTCACAGTATATCTCAGGGGAATTTTCCATGAACCTCTGCTGAGGCAGACACTTCTTCCACCAAGATGCCCAAGGCACTCACAGGCATTCTGCCATTTGCTCCCTCGCACTCAGCTCTTAAAGCTGACACAAGTTGATCAAGTAAGAGAAAGTCCTAACTCCAGTGCTAAGTCACCAAAGCAGCATGAACAAATTTCATGTCTCAAAACATTAACTGTATCATATTCCTCACTGTTAGTGTTTGCAGGTCATATTGCAAGTTTTACAAAGAGAACTAAAAAAGAAACGACAGCTCAGTTTGAAAATGTTCTTCAGTTAAATGACAGAACAGTGACAGAGGCtaacaaaccaaaacagtttAGCCATCTCTTCTTAGGGCAATGTTTTTAATAATGTCAAAATGTATGCCTGATCTCTTGAGGGTCAATTAATAacctttttaaaatcaaaacataaaatcacaCTGGTATTTCGCCATATTAACTGAGCACACATAAATCCTTCCACGTTCttcaaaagaaagtaaacaGTCTGTTATTGCTTACTCTgatgaaaataaagtaattttaaatacttataTTACGTTTGATTTTGACCTAGATTTTATAAAGTCTGTAGGAACTAAGTCTTTTCCATTCTGCAGTTTCATGGTCCAAGTACATTTGCCTTCTAGCAGTAACTACCGTAGCTTACACAATCATGgttatattttaaagcaatacaCATAATTACAGAACCTGATAATATTATACCTgcatattaaaatacagtagtAAAAAAGTCAAACACTGAGGCATTCTTCATATGGAAGTACATCTGCATATTCATGACACTAAGATAAAGGGGCATTTGGTTTTCAAGGGTTCATTTACAATACAGATgagcaggggaaaagggaaaagtctatctcaaaagaaaataaaaaagaaccaaGAAAGGAAACTACCCACACTGCTGGGAGCACTGAGTTATGGTTGACATGAACATCtaagtttttaatttcattaattacAGTTCAGGCTTCTGGGCAACATTTCCAATAGAGCAAAGCTTAATTTTCACAAgcttgaaaaaagcaaaacatgtaTATTTCAGATCCATAGAAGCAATATTTTAACCAAGTTTATATAAACTACAataattatttatgaaaatcaGAACTTACTGATCAGTCTTAAGCTCAGGAAACTGCATTGTCAGAAAGTTGCTAAAAATTACTTGATGGCAGGAAAAGTAATAAGCCTATATATGTAAGTAGAAATTGTTTTAGACTCATAATTTCTCATTTACTAAGAAATTATATCTAAACTATGACAGACCATTTTACCTACTAGAAATTTATGTTCattataagcattttctgtttttagtCATTGATGATCAAACAATGGGATAATAGTTACGTATGCTTTCAGCATGAAGAATAACTGAAGATGACAAGGCTGACACTGCAGGTGAAGGTACGGGAGGCCTCAAATAAGCAAGTGGGCTCAACAGGTTTCAGTATGGCTCAGAAGTGAAGAAGCCTCCAAGTCTTTGCTGCTATCCTTAAAGACCAAAAAGACACTCTCTGCAGTCATGCACTACTAGTTAAACTGTgagcattttaatttcttcaataatgttttaaataccCAAATGTTATCACAAAGCTTCATTTTCACAAGCTTTTCAAAACCTGTTGACAAGATTTAATATGCAGAATACTACAGCAATCATTCTGAAGCTGAatctcagatttatttttttttaagtattcatAGCGACAAGTCAGTTCCACTGGTAGAAAGCACAGCATTTTCCCATTTCCCATTTCAAGCATAAACAACAATTTGACTGAATTGGCAAAATAAGTAACTTCCGTAACACAGCTGTCAGGCTTCACAgcttaaagcaaaaatacagcATGTGGGTGACTTATAACACAGTAACTGCATTTAAGATTTTTGTGATTTCAGATGCAGCACAGAATCTGCAGAAAGCTGCTTCacctctccctgtgctgctcctcttcagcatcagaaaggaaagagaaggcaacAGCAGGATCAGCAAGAGGTGAGCATGAGCACTGGCTCATGCCTCCCTACCCTTTCCCATTTCTGTTGATAAAGCCTTGCTAGCAGGTTTTCCGAAGTTTCCCACAGACATaagcactggttttgttttctctggggCTTGTTTTTTATCAGCTTTCCTACATAGCAGGCCCAGACATCCCATCTGATTCACAACCCACAAGGCAATTTCTGCATAGGTATGTGCACAGTGAGTTGACCATAAGTTAAAGACTGCTGTTTCCACATTACTTCCAAATAAGCAAAGCAGAATTAGATTTGAAAAATTTAACAATGGtgcaaaaaaaagaacactCACTGAAGGTGTTCTGAATCATGAAGGCAAAGTCCTATGTTCACAAAATAGGGAAACCGTTATTGTGCCAGCCTCTCACTGTTTCCTTTGAGAATCAGTGCACAGAATCATAAAacggtttgagttggaagggatcttaaagcttacctagttccaacccccttaccatgggcagggataccttccactagaccaggttgctcaaaaccccatccaacctggccttgagcacttccttAAACACTTATAACACTTCATGAACCTAACTCTACAGGCTTCCTAGCAAACTGAACTACTTCTGAAGAACTAAAGatttaattattaaaagtaACATAACtgtatgtatttgtgtgtaCATGGTACTTTTCACACTTCTGTATGATTTAAAATGGTAACATCGCAGAAGACAACTAAGGAATCGTTCTGAAGGATCACGCTGAATGGCATTTTCAATGCCAAGAGGAAAGTTATTCTCACCGGGAGCTGGGATGCCC of the Melopsittacus undulatus isolate bMelUnd1 chromosome 1, bMelUnd1.mat.Z, whole genome shotgun sequence genome contains:
- the PLCL2 gene encoding inactive phospholipase C-like protein 2, with translation MPTEKKISSASDCINAMVEGSELKKIRSNSRVYHRYFLLDADMQSLRWEPSKKDSEKAKIDIKSIKEVRTGKNTDIFRSNGIYDQISEDCAFSIIYGENYESLDLVANSADVANIWVTGLRYLISYGKHTLDMIESTQDNMRTSWLSQMFSESDVDNLGHIPLCNAVQFIKDLNPGLKTNKIELKFKELHRSKEKTGTEVTKEEFIEVFHELCTRPEIYFLLVQFSSNKEFLDTKDLMMFLEAEQGMAHVTEEISLEIIHKYEPAKEGQEKGCLSIDGFTNYLTSPDCHIFDPEHKKVCQDMKQPLSHYFINSSHNTYLIEDQFRGPSDITGYIRALKMGCRSVELDVWDGPDNEPVIYTGHTMTSQIVFRSVIDIINKYAFFASEYPLILCLENHCSIKQQKVMVQHMKKILGDKLHTQSPNIEESYLPSPESLKGKILIKAKKLSSNCPGLEGDVTDEDEGAEMSQRVGKEGVEQQNSMTGKRFQLCKELSELVSICKSVQFKEFQVSFQLQKYWEVCSFNEVLASKYASENPGDFVNYNKRFLARVFPSPMRIDSSNMNPQDFWKCGCQIVAMNFQTPGLMMDLNIGWFRQNGNCGYVLRPAIMREEVSFFSANTKDTVPGVSPQLLHIKIISGQNFPKPKGSGAKGDVVDPYVYVEIHGIPADCAEQRTKTMHQNGDNPIFDESFEFQINLPELAMVRFVVLDDDYIGDEFIGQYTIPFECLQTGYRHVPLQSLTGENLAHASLFVHVAITNRRGGGKPHKRGLSVRKSKKSREYASMRTLWIKTIDEVFKNALQPIRDATDLRENMQNAVVSFKELCGLSPVANLMQCILAVSMRLVGPDNTPLVVLNLNDQYPTMELQGIVPEVLKKIVTAYDMMIQTIRTLVENTDSLYEKIVQCQKSAMEFHENLHNIGAREGLKERKLQKSVESFTWNITILKGQADLLKYAKNEALENLKQIHYATLSCGLNKPGTENAEISKPRRSLEVIPEKAGDENGE